The Terriglobia bacterium genome has a window encoding:
- a CDS encoding ROK family protein, which yields MLKIGYIGIDVGGTKTRLCLFDKKFTVLEDIKLKTTAFHSAESFTRALKQSLNVLMKKGLARRLEIENVGVGCAGTFNPDGSIKISLNIPFLRGYSFRSVIAKHTGANVIVTNDVAAGLYGEHQLGAAAGYKHAIGIFIGTGIGGAILLDGKIHRGPNGSAGDIGHYMLNVPNGSTRTRRRVLLNDIASRTAIAAAAAELAACNQAPYLRRCAGKDSRHITAGTLAAAIEHGDTSVKELVRGRCYMLGVALSNFVDFLNPEIIVLGGGLADRLPVIVRSAVEAGIRENSKCEPQADLKVATTKLKGHAVAAGAAKLSADTALSLIAA from the coding sequence GTGCTCAAAATAGGATACATCGGCATCGATGTCGGTGGAACCAAGACGCGGCTCTGCCTCTTCGATAAGAAGTTCACGGTCCTCGAGGACATCAAACTCAAGACCACCGCCTTCCACAGCGCGGAAAGTTTCACCCGCGCGCTCAAGCAGTCCTTGAACGTCTTGATGAAAAAGGGCCTCGCGAGGCGTCTTGAAATCGAGAATGTCGGCGTAGGCTGTGCCGGCACTTTCAATCCCGACGGGAGCATCAAGATTTCCCTCAATATCCCTTTTCTCAGGGGGTATTCGTTTCGCTCCGTCATCGCCAAGCATACCGGAGCCAATGTCATCGTGACGAACGATGTCGCGGCCGGCCTCTACGGAGAACACCAACTGGGGGCCGCAGCCGGATACAAACATGCGATCGGCATCTTTATCGGAACCGGAATCGGAGGGGCGATTCTGCTCGACGGCAAGATCCATCGAGGACCCAATGGGAGCGCGGGCGACATTGGCCACTACATGCTGAATGTTCCGAACGGTTCCACCCGCACGAGACGCCGCGTCCTCTTGAATGACATCGCAAGCCGGACAGCGATTGCCGCCGCCGCGGCCGAGCTGGCCGCCTGTAATCAGGCGCCCTACTTACGGCGATGCGCCGGCAAAGACTCCCGTCACATCACGGCCGGAACACTGGCAGCAGCGATCGAACACGGGGATACGTCCGTCAAAGAACTGGTGCGCGGCCGCTGCTACATGCTCGGCGTCGCGCTTTCGAACTTCGTCGATTTCCTGAACCCCGAGATCATCGTTCTCGGCGGCGGACTCGCGGACCGCTTGCCGGTCATCGTTCGAAGCGCTGTGGAAGCTGGGATTCGGGAAAACAGCAAGTGCGAGCCGCAAGCCGATCTCAAAGTGGCGACCACAAAACTCAAAGGCCATGCCGTGGCCGCCGGCGCGGCGAAACTGTCAGCCGATACCGCGTTGTCGTTGATCGCAGCATAG
- a CDS encoding HAD family hydrolase produces MRYHALACDYDGTIAAEGVVSADTLKNLNAVRTSGRKLILVTGRILEELFDTFPQAGLFDRIVAENGAVLYHPATREQRLLADPPPPEFIDSLVKHGPAHVSVGRVIVATRSPHEIEAVEVIRELGLELQVIFNKGAVMILPSGVNKATGLNAALLELGLSRHNTVGIGDAENDHAFLSQCECSVAVANALEALKERTEWVTTQPDGRGTSELIQSLVKTDLEFLGDRLPHRLDLGKRPDGADVWIDPYGKNVLVMEPQDAIRLAFVQRFLDQLKEKEYQFALIDPNGNYSHSPTGTVLGDRQQPPAVRQTMEILSHPGQNAILNLEAIPAEARSSFLQELWPGLRDLRDGFGRPHWIVLDECANAAPEELFRMRGILAIAGNPDQVPPRISQPMDLVLHPAMEHIVQ; encoded by the coding sequence ATGCGATACCACGCACTTGCATGCGACTACGATGGAACTATCGCTGCCGAAGGAGTGGTCTCGGCGGACACACTCAAGAACCTGAATGCCGTCCGCACCTCCGGGCGCAAACTGATTCTGGTTACGGGCAGGATTCTCGAAGAACTGTTCGATACCTTTCCACAGGCCGGCCTGTTCGACAGAATCGTGGCGGAAAACGGCGCCGTCCTGTACCACCCTGCCACGCGCGAGCAGCGGCTGCTTGCCGATCCGCCTCCTCCCGAGTTCATCGACAGTCTCGTCAAACACGGTCCGGCGCATGTCTCGGTCGGCCGCGTGATTGTCGCCACTCGCAGCCCACATGAAATCGAGGCCGTCGAGGTCATTCGCGAACTCGGCCTCGAATTGCAGGTCATTTTCAACAAAGGCGCTGTCATGATTCTGCCTTCAGGTGTAAACAAGGCCACGGGGTTAAACGCGGCCCTGCTCGAGCTCGGTCTGTCGCGCCACAACACCGTCGGGATCGGAGACGCCGAAAACGACCATGCGTTCCTGTCGCAATGTGAGTGCTCGGTGGCTGTCGCTAATGCGCTGGAGGCTCTCAAGGAGCGAACGGAATGGGTCACCACACAGCCGGACGGCAGAGGCACGTCCGAATTGATTCAGTCTCTGGTGAAAACGGACCTCGAGTTTCTCGGAGACCGTCTACCTCATCGATTGGATCTCGGGAAACGGCCGGACGGAGCAGACGTCTGGATCGACCCCTATGGCAAAAACGTGTTGGTTATGGAACCGCAGGATGCCATAAGGCTCGCTTTCGTTCAGCGCTTTCTCGATCAGCTGAAAGAAAAGGAGTACCAGTTCGCACTCATCGATCCGAACGGCAACTATTCCCATAGTCCCACCGGCACGGTTCTTGGCGATCGTCAGCAACCGCCGGCCGTCCGGCAGACGATGGAGATCCTCTCTCATCCCGGCCAGAACGCGATCCTGAATCTCGAGGCGATCCCGGCGGAAGCAAGATCCTCTTTCCTTCAGGAACTGTGGCCCGGCTTGCGCGATCTTCGCGACGGTTTCGGCAGGCCGCACTGGATCGTGCTCGATGAATGTGCGAATGCGGCCCCGGAAGAATTGTTCCGGATGCGCGGTATCCTGGCGATCGCCGGCAACCCGGATCAGGTTCCGCCGCGTATTTCCCAGCCCATGGATCTCGTCCTCCACCCGGCGATGGAACATATCGTGCAGTAA
- a CDS encoding DinB family protein, with protein sequence MTVSEIRQLFDYTEWANDLVLDAAQKLTSDQLLQDVGISHRSILGTMAHMAGAEWVWLERWNGRSPTGDQVWTPWTTALIKDIPGLRGKWQSIADTRNRYLEKLTDAELPRALSFRRINGDAGSMPLVHQMQHVVNHATLHRGQTVGMIRQLGIAPPATDLLFYWMTR encoded by the coding sequence ATGACAGTCAGCGAAATCCGGCAGCTTTTCGACTACACAGAGTGGGCTAACGACCTTGTTCTGGACGCCGCTCAGAAGTTAACCAGCGATCAACTGCTGCAGGACGTCGGTATCAGCCACCGCTCCATCCTCGGCACAATGGCTCACATGGCCGGCGCGGAATGGGTCTGGCTGGAACGCTGGAACGGCCGGTCGCCCACGGGCGATCAGGTGTGGACGCCATGGACTACAGCGCTCATCAAAGACATTCCCGGCCTGAGGGGAAAGTGGCAGTCGATCGCCGATACCCGCAACCGCTACCTCGAGAAACTCACCGACGCCGAACTTCCCCGCGCGTTGAGTTTCAGGCGCATCAACGGCGACGCCGGATCGATGCCGCTCGTGCACCAGATGCAGCACGTCGTGAATCACGCCACGCTCCATCGCGGCCAGACCGTCGGCATGATCCGCCAGCTGGGGATCGCGCCACCCGCAACAGACCTGCTGTTTTACTGGATGACCCGCTAG
- a CDS encoding heavy metal-binding domain-containing protein, producing the protein MTKKTTAILSLSALLIAVSSALAVIETPIEDDTAWVCPMHSAYTMDASGKCPICGMDLVKAAPFDVRDYRLDFTTVPAVVKAGQTTKFFFRIAHPGTGIQVTKFETVHDRQYHLFVISQDMEFFEHIHPEEAQDGTWSIEVTLPKAGYYKILSDFMPSGGAPQFIARPLVTAGYAGDLEADSAHLVPDTGSTRTVDDLTATVTYDPPQFVVGQYGHLNFHLTDTATKKPITDLQTYLGAFGHTLIMSEDMVDYVHSHPVDILAQNTEEGAQPQFLIPPDADRATLEALRGGPDVTFEGLMPKPGTYRAWTQFRRGGKVHTFAFTFSVMP; encoded by the coding sequence ATGACTAAGAAGACCACCGCCATCCTGAGCCTCTCCGCCCTCCTCATCGCGGTCTCATCCGCGCTCGCAGTGATCGAAACCCCCATCGAAGACGACACCGCCTGGGTCTGCCCGATGCACTCCGCTTACACGATGGATGCCTCCGGCAAGTGCCCGATCTGCGGCATGGACCTCGTCAAGGCCGCACCATTCGACGTTCGAGACTACCGGCTCGACTTCACCACGGTCCCTGCTGTCGTCAAAGCCGGCCAGACTACGAAGTTCTTCTTCCGGATCGCGCATCCCGGCACGGGCATCCAGGTGACGAAGTTCGAGACCGTTCACGACCGCCAATATCACCTCTTCGTCATCAGCCAGGATATGGAGTTCTTCGAACACATCCATCCCGAGGAAGCTCAGGACGGCACCTGGTCGATCGAAGTCACACTGCCGAAAGCCGGCTACTACAAGATCCTCTCCGACTTCATGCCTTCCGGCGGCGCGCCGCAGTTTATCGCGCGGCCTCTGGTGACGGCCGGCTACGCCGGAGATCTTGAGGCCGACAGCGCCCACCTGGTTCCCGACACCGGCTCAACCAGGACTGTCGACGATCTCACCGCGACCGTGACTTACGATCCACCGCAGTTCGTGGTCGGCCAGTACGGCCATCTGAACTTTCACCTGACGGACACGGCGACAAAGAAACCGATAACCGATCTGCAGACTTACCTTGGCGCTTTCGGCCACACGCTCATCATGAGCGAGGACATGGTGGACTACGTCCACTCGCATCCGGTCGATATCCTCGCCCAGAACACCGAGGAAGGCGCCCAGCCCCAGTTCCTGATTCCACCCGACGCCGACCGCGCCACTCTCGAAGCGCTGCGCGGCGGCCCGGACGTCACCTTCGAAGGTCTGATGCCGAAGCCCGGAACCTACCGCGCCTGGACCCAGTTCCGCCGCGGCGGCAAAGTCCACACCTTCGCATTCACTTTCAGCGTAATGCCTTAG
- a CDS encoding VWA domain-containing protein: MVDRQPYARRVILACIGLLLLSSAIFLAQDFQLKARVDEVRVPVSVRDDTGALVQGLKKEDFTILESGVPQEILSFSTDPLPISAAIIVDTAITSDQLRRFSLVSGTLMKEFKAIDEFAVYRYDHVVTKLSDYTSNPQNLEKSFDAIRQIADDKPQDSEPGVAVGPSPLRWIIDRTQIGTNGAQGRPDRPSTPISPTSGNSTSMKAPEVSRVLHDAIFAAEVDLEKRPENRRKMILLVSNGEVTGENEHGQGEVVTRLYRNGIQVYAVDPEHKVFNHMTLLNSYTHGTGGAVFEGNAIENMAIAFAQVIEQARDQYMIGYVSNNEPTSNRPVLRNIDVKVKGRKYKIVHRMNYMQYP, from the coding sequence GTGGTCGATCGACAACCTTACGCGCGGCGTGTGATCCTCGCATGCATCGGTTTACTTCTGCTAAGCTCCGCCATCTTTCTTGCGCAAGATTTTCAATTGAAAGCCAGGGTCGATGAAGTCCGCGTACCCGTCTCGGTGCGGGACGATACCGGTGCGCTCGTTCAAGGCCTGAAGAAGGAAGACTTCACGATTCTGGAAAGCGGTGTACCCCAGGAGATCCTGAGTTTCTCGACGGATCCGTTGCCGATCTCGGCGGCGATTATTGTGGACACTGCGATCACGAGCGATCAGCTCCGGCGCTTCAGCCTGGTCTCCGGGACATTGATGAAGGAGTTCAAGGCAATCGATGAGTTCGCCGTCTACCGGTACGATCACGTCGTGACGAAGCTGTCGGATTACACGAGCAATCCGCAGAATCTGGAGAAGAGCTTCGACGCCATCCGGCAGATTGCCGACGACAAGCCGCAGGATAGCGAGCCGGGCGTCGCGGTCGGGCCATCGCCGTTGCGATGGATCATCGACCGGACGCAGATCGGAACCAACGGGGCCCAGGGACGGCCGGACAGACCGTCGACTCCGATCAGCCCCACGTCAGGGAATTCGACCAGTATGAAGGCGCCCGAGGTCAGCCGGGTGCTCCACGATGCGATCTTCGCGGCTGAGGTGGACCTGGAAAAGCGGCCGGAGAACCGGCGGAAAATGATTCTGCTGGTTTCGAACGGCGAGGTCACCGGTGAGAACGAGCACGGGCAGGGAGAAGTCGTGACGCGGCTGTACCGGAACGGGATTCAAGTATATGCGGTCGATCCCGAGCACAAGGTCTTCAACCATATGACGCTGCTGAACTCGTACACTCACGGGACGGGCGGCGCGGTGTTCGAAGGCAATGCGATCGAAAATATGGCGATCGCGTTCGCGCAGGTGATCGAGCAGGCGCGGGATCAGTATATGATCGGGTATGTTTCGAACAACGAGCCGACGAGTAATCGGCCGGTGCTGCGGAACATCGACGTCAAAGTCAAGGGCAGGAAGTATAAGATCGTCCACCGCATGAATTACATGCAGTATCCGTGA
- a CDS encoding DUF6152 family protein — protein sequence MRKCIAAVFALAFGVMLMAVPAMAHHSFSAEFDANKPTTAKGFVTKIEWTNPHVWFYMDVKQPDGSVQNWGFEMGPPHGLQARGWTRTTMKLGDEIIVEGTLAKNGSNRGNARNVTLASTGKKFGAASSEGTNP from the coding sequence ATGAGAAAGTGCATAGCTGCTGTTTTTGCCCTGGCATTTGGCGTAATGCTGATGGCAGTGCCGGCCATGGCGCACCATTCCTTCTCGGCGGAGTTTGATGCAAACAAACCCACGACGGCGAAGGGATTCGTGACGAAAATTGAATGGACCAACCCCCATGTCTGGTTCTATATGGACGTGAAACAACCCGATGGCTCCGTGCAGAACTGGGGCTTCGAAATGGGACCGCCGCACGGCCTGCAGGCTCGCGGATGGACCCGCACCACCATGAAGCTGGGTGATGAAATCATCGTTGAAGGCACACTGGCGAAGAATGGAAGCAATCGCGGGAATGCGCGCAACGTGACGCTGGCCTCGACCGGCAAGAAGTTCGGCGCGGCCTCGAGCGAAGGCACAAACCCGTAG